The Nyctibius grandis isolate bNycGra1 chromosome 33, bNycGra1.pri, whole genome shotgun sequence nucleotide sequence TAAGGTATAACAGCCACATCTGGCGCAGCTGGacagagggggggggggggtagcGGGGCgcaggcagcagtgccagggtATCGGCATTCATCCCGACGCACAAACTGATGACTCAGGGACTCCAAGTGACAAAAGGCGATTAAAAAGCTGCCAGGGCCGGGCGCGAGGCAGCAGCTGGCCGCCGACGTGAGGAACGCAGCCCTTGCCCTTCTGGGAGGTAGCAGAGAAACTCCCCACGAGGGTTTATCGGTCACTGGGTGATTTGCCACCGGCTGGTTGCTCTCTGCTCGGCGCTGGGGTCAGCTCAGCCCTGAGaactccagggatggggaggtgAGAGAAATTCGTCGTGATATTCATCACAAATCTGAAGGAATGGCTGCGCTGTGAGGGGCTTTcaccccccgtgtccccacggTGCTCTGGGGTAGGCAGTGGGGTGAGAAGCTGATTGATCCCTTCTCCATAGAGCTGGGGGATGAACATCCCTACCCCGAGGCTGCAAAACCAACCCCTGAGCGTGGTTTAAATAAATGAGGTCTGAAAATTAGTTGCCACAGATGCCTTGGAGTCCCCTCACTTCCCTCCCGCTGCCGGGGGTAGCCAAAGCTGGCTGCAAAAATGATGGCAGCAGCAGTTTGTCACGCAGGAGCCAAGGAGGTGGCtgctgcaaataaaaacaacccCTAAATAAATCAATTCCCTCCCCGCTCTCAGCCACGCCGGACCCCTCCAACCCACGGAGTCAGCTTGAAGAACACAAAGTGGCAAAAGAAACCCAGGCAAGATGATAAAATCCATCCGTGTTAAACCGTACACCGGAGGATTTGGTACGAGGACATGACACACAGAACACGTATGTATGCGTGCCAGGTGGGAAGGCAGCTCCagccttcttcccctccccgcACGGCCATGTGCTGCTCATCAGAGCATCCTGCCGGAGGATGTGGAGATGGTGGGGATCACGCTCAGCCCTTTGAGGCCAGATGCCTTCCACCTTTCAAGGCAGACGCGAGGGCGGAGGCGCAGCACGGAGGGCACGGGGAAGGAAAATCGCTGCTCGGCGTCCGACGAGAGTCATTAGGAGGAGGTCCCCGGCTGTCGCGTAACGGCGACATCCCGGAGCGCTTGTTTTTTGGCAAGGACAGACTTTGTACTGCTTTGAGAAGTGCAGAGGCAGTCGGGGGCGGTGATCTTTGAGGACTGAAGTGGCACAAGCTGCTGGAGTCCCGTCTCAAGCGACGGCCTTGCAGAGCCTTCACACAACACTGCAGCCAAGAGATCAAGAGCCTCCTCCATGGTAACACCAGCAACAAGCTGAACCCAAGTCCTCACCGGGCAGCCCAAGGGCTGAGGCAAATCCCCCATGCAGGAAAAGGGATCAAGTAACCACACAAACCCTCACCACTGCTGGAATGAAGCAGCTTGTGGAACACAGTGCTGCATCCAGGCACCTTCTCTCCTGAAATGCTGACACAGGGGTTCCCCAAGGAGGTTGTCCCCTTCTTACCTCACCAGGAGAAGACCGAGTACCAGCGAGCAGGACTCGCTCTGGCTCAGCGGCGATAAGCTCTTGTGTGGGGTGAGAGGGGTTAGGAAGGTTTAAGATTAAACTCTAGCAAAGACTCATGTACTCCAGGCAGCTGCGCTGAGATCACAGCAACccagagaaaggcaaaacaaagcacGGGTTAATTTGGGCAAGTCTCACTTTGGAAAGCACTTGAAGAGGTTTCCACACGTCACAGTTGCAGCAAATCATGGGGGACTCCCCACAAGAAGCTGTTCAAGCCATAGATTAGAGTATTAAACAATTTGCTTCAGTGTTAGCTTCTGTCTTCGAGTTTCCAGTTAGCTTTTCCCCACACCTCGAACCTCAGCACCACTTTGCCAGCCCGACGCCAGGCACTGAGGTTTCAGCGTGCTCCCACTGAGGTCAGGGTACCGATTTCACCCCGATTattgggggaggaaggggaaggatcacTACACGGTAGAAATCATTtgctacaggaagaaaaaaaaaattccctagGCCTAGAAGGAAGGTAGATGGTTTTATGTAAGCAGTTAAGGCCTATCGGAGATCCATCAGGACCACGTCTCTCTCCACTACTGACACGTGATTGCAGGtctggaagagagaggaagacaCAGAGGGGATGGGGGGTTATTTAGATGTTCCCACAGGAGTCTCCTTTACCTCCTGACACAACCTGCACCCAGCGTCCTTTGCAGAACAGGAACTAGTGCCTCAGACCAGGGGCAGGGGGGTCAGCCTGACAGGGGCCCAATGTGCAAACTCATGGCCCTACAGCCCCCACTGCCTCGTGAGGTGACTTACCGTGAAGAGAGGGGGGTCTTTGGAGTGCGGGTGGAATCCTTTCTGTCGGCAGGAGGAGATCTCCTCCAGGCCATGCTCCGTCAGCCTGAAAAACCCCGTCCTAGAGCAAATAAACACAAGCTCTGTGTAGCTCAAGCCTCTGCAAATAGAAACACCTCCTTCTGTGTCTAAAGGAGCACACTTGAGCCTGCTCATCTTGAGTGAGAGCAGAGACGCACGCTGTGGGATGCTCCTCTGCCCGGGACACTCCTCTCCCCAGCTTGGTGGTTGCAGCCTGGTCTCCTCTCATGGGTGGGAAACATGGCCCAgatacagaatcccagaatcagtgaggttggaagagccctctgggatcatcaagtccaaccattgccctgacaccaccacgtcaactagaccagggcactaagtgccatgtccagtcttttcttaaacccctccagagatggtgactccaccacctccctgggcagccccttccaatggctaatgacccttgctgagaagaaatgcttcctaatgtccaacctaaatACAAGCCCTCCAAACCAGCTCAGAAGAGCTGTCGAATCACACATGCTCTTCCAGCCTCTTTTGGTAAAGCTTTCATTGCGTGACTTGACATTTTATTCCCACATCAGGAATCCAGCAGAGGAAGGGTCATGGCAAACAGCCCTTCAATACCTTCTGAGGAGGCTAGACCTCCTGCCCAACCTTTTGGACCATCCGTACTTACTCCTGGTATTTTGGAGAACACACAATAGCAATGGACTCTGGCAACATCATCTGGTAGGAGCAGTGCGTGTGCAGGTCGACGCTGGAGAGGAAGGCTGTCTGCGTGGGGTGAGTCTGAAAAGATAAAAGAGAGGATGTTACAGCAGGGTTAGAGAACTAGTCCAAAGGGACCGTGTTTGCCACGAGAAGGTTGGAACAGAGAAGAGACACAGCTGCTGGGATGGCACAGAGGACATGCTTCCACACTGGAAATGGGTTTGGATTGTCCCAAAACATCTGCTCCTCTTTTCTGTTTGGAATAAGTACAGGAGGAGCTCTAAGTTTCTGGCCATATCCCACAGAAAGTCACACTTTAGGGCACAATGCGTGCCTCCCTGGAGGGCACCTCACACGTTTCTGAAGTGCAGCTACCCCTGGGGCACAGCACCACCAGGCACGTAACACACTGCCAAGATATCCCATTCCACTAAGACGGCCAAGGGTTGTACAATCAGAGACAACCACCACCTTACCCAGCTCTGGCTGACAGCTAGATTTCACAGCCCAACTCTTGCTGACAGGTCTTTCCCCTTTTGCTTGTTAGGTTTGTGTTGCCAAGACCAGCAGAAAGGTCAAAGGGATTCTTGAGGGTCCCTGGGTGTTGCAGGGCCGTCACTGAAGGGTTAACACCAAAAGCAGACACCCCACACGTATCAGGCACACGCAGCAGGCATTTCTTTGTCAAAGCCTgtgaggcagctgctgctttcgAGAGATTACTCAGCAGCACCAAACATTTTGCTTGGCACTGATCCGACTGCCAAAGGCTCCGCGGGgacaggcagcagggcagcGCTGAAGCCAGCGGAGGAATCTGGAACTGGCACATCCTGCAGCGAAGCGGCACACAGCTGGCGGCGGAAAGCAGCGCTGCTACGGGGACGCATCACGGGAGAGGTCCTGACAGCGGGAGCTCGGGATGCCCCCACAGTGCCTCTGGAGCCAGCTTTTAGCTGGATGAAACAGGAGCTTCGTGCCCAATATCCCACTTTCAAAGGGCCTGATGCTTTAGGACGGGATCCAAACTTAAACCAGGCCTGTATTTCTCCAGCAGTGTGAGTAGTGACTGAGACTGCACCAGAGggagtatcacagaatcacacagaatcagtcaggttggaagagccctctgggatcatcgagtccaaccattgccctgacaccaccatggcaactagaccagggcactaagtgccatgtccagtcttgtcttaaacccctccagagatggtgactccaccacctccctgggcagccccttccaatggctaatgacccttgctgagaagaaatgcttcctgatgtccaacctgaacctcccctggtgaagcttgacgctgtgtcctcttgtcctatcgctggctgcctgggagaagaggccgactcccaccccgctacaacctcccttcaggtagttgtagactgcactaaggtcacctctgagcctcctcttctccaggctaaacacccccagctccctcagccgtaAATCCAACCAGAGGATGCTGCCTGCTCCATGCCATCTCCTCCAGGAAATTCTCCTccaccagccctgctccacACAGCCCTTTCCCTCCTGGCTGAATGCAAGGCCAGTTGGGAAGTGAAACAGGAACAAGAGACTCACGTGGATCCAGCCTAGTGTAACAAGGCCGTGCTGATCCTGGATCATGAAGAGCTCCTCCTCATTCTCCGTGTTGCAATAATCGGGGCCTCCGTACTGCTTGGGAATGATGACGTGGGTTATGGTGAACTCGTTCCTCATCTGCAAGGCAGCACAGGGAAGCTGTTACCCACCAGACCCCCCCCAAGCAGGAAACACCACTGCCGCCCACTGGTGCAAAGGTAATTTCCTAAGCTTTGGGAACACTTCTGCATTCAGCACCCAGGGGCCCTGCCAGGGGAACGGCAGCTCTGCAAACAAGCCCACAGATGCATCTACCGTCCATTTACAGGTCACAGAAATGGTAACTGCAAGGTACTGACAAAGGAGTCGCATGATTTTCTGAGTCTGCACATGACCCACAGCTTTCTATTCCATTTTCCCTGTGTGCAGGGCACCCAAAAGAGCTCAGAGAAGTCCTGAACACCCACCAAAGTGAATCTCTCCACTCACTAAGAGATGATGCCTCATAATTAAATAATCACCAAGTATCTGGAAGCAATTGGATTGCAGAAATTTGCTTCAAACAACTTCATTTCAAAGCTAACTCCTGCAAGCAAAGGAGCCCCAAGCGACTCAGGGGAGATAGGCTGGAGCTGCCCATAGTGCACGCAGACTCTTTGGGGGAGAATTAACTGTCTCCAGTTGGTGTTTGCACAGTCTTGTCTTAGTAAGGGTCCTAGTTAGGGACACCTCAGTGCTGCTGGTACCAAAAGGACAAGCCACCGGAGCTGCCTGTCAACGGCAACGTGGGAGAGCTTGAGGCAGGAACCCAGCAGAGTCATCAACAGGAGAGAGGGATTCGAATACTCACGGGGACTCGGTGGCACCTCACTCAATGTGAGGAAATCCTGAcgtaaaagagaggaaaaggagaggcagATCATCCCTAACACTCACATGAAAGCAGTGAAACTGCACTGCAGCCTTCTGTGGCAAAAACCAGGGCCCTCTAGCCATTTGCAAAGCTATTGCACCTTGACAAAAGGCCCCTGCGCCACTTCCAGGGTCTTAATTAGGATTATCACCTTACCAGCTTACCGCAGAGGATCCCACACGTCTCCACACCCCGGGTCGTGTTGGCATCAGCCAGCTGGAGGAATTTCTGGCAGAGCTCCCTAGGGACAATGACCTGGCGAAGGACATCCATACTTGCATCTGTGGGGAGAATGGGAGCACAATGAGCAACGACAGTCGAGGACGCTGGAGAAATGGTCGCTCAGgtcagtacctgaagggactaaactgaaaaaaatcagcctgGAAACATTAACTGCTCTAATGTCTACCCTTACAGTGAGAGTCACAGAGAAATCAAGTCACTGGTCAAGAAGCAGTCATTTGGAAATGTCCAAATCAGTATTTTGGAGCTGTATTTGGCAGAAGAAGAGAACTCAGGCAGCCTAGCCAGGAACTAAACCCCAATCTCCAACAAGTATTGGGATCTAGGCAAGCCAAATAGACTGTAGATTCTAGATCAGCAGAGAGACTGGGTTGGAGAAGCATGGGAGGGCTGATTCCCAAGAGGAGACAgttctccccagccctgcaaaccTTTACTGGACAACAGGGAGAACACTCAGTGGCTTGGAAAGCCACACTCCCAGAAGGGATGGAGCCATGATCAGACACTTCCAAGAGCCTTCCAGACAAATCAGCTCCTTGGTCGTGTTTGGCTCAGCCCCAGCAAGGAAGAAGGGTGCACCGAGAGGTACTAACTGTTTTCCGTGCTCCCCAAAGCACCAGGTTTCAAAGATCTGTCCACAACAGGAGGTTTGGATGAGACAGTCCCCACTGATGGACTTGCAGGAGAGATGGGAACCTTTGGGCTTAAATCAGTCGGGGGCTTTTCCACGCCAGGGATGAGGGGTCCATCCAGAGACTCAGGACTCTGCTCTGGCTTTCCAAATTCTTGCACTATCCTTAGACgttccttctccagctcctgtCGTCGAATCATCTCCTCGAAGGCATGAAACTGCTcttgctctgcctgctgctgcttcatccGGGCTACTcgatttttctcctcttccagctgctgctgcaacgCCAAGTTGCGTGCcaattcctcttcctcctccttctgcaaGGAGAAATACGTGAAGGGACATCAGCAGACAGGGGAACACTAGCCCGAGGCAGAATATGAAGGCACTGCAGACCCTCAGCAGTCCCAGACGACTTCTAAAGGGTCTGCAAAAGGTGACCAGCAAACACCACTCCCTGCAAGGAAACTTCAGCTTGCAAAACAGATCTGTGCTTCCATCAGAAGAGCCAGCTAGACCAGGGCAGTAAAACTGCTGCCTTACCCTCCCTCTTCCACAGAAATAGAATTCCAGGCTGATTTCCCTCTATCCTATCTCTAAAATCACACTTGTCTGCAGCAAAACTGACTGCAGAGTTTCCTGCTTTGCCCACAGAACCCCAGATCCTTGCCCATGCCGTTACCAGCCGCCCGCTGAGTTTCTGGATCATAAGACCTAGACCTCATGTtgggacagaggaaaaaaaccaccaaacgGTCCCAGCTCAGACTGCCTCCAGGATGCACAAAGAAGAGAGATGCAGAGATGCCCATGGCAGATTCACCTACATAATGGCAGCAGAGACGGGATCAGGacagccctgtgctgcaggtGACGAGGCTGGACCCTGCAAGCTGGGGCTACCCACACTTCACATGTCAGAGCACCCAGGGAGCCCTGGAGACCTGCCCTCTTCCAAACCCTTTGTGGCTGAGGGTCTTCTGGGGAGCACAGGCCTCCAGTCTCCTCTCACTCACCTTCTGCTCCTTGTACTTAGCATAGTCCTTGGCGTACCTCTTTAATAGCTCCTCCTTGAGCTCTTCAGCTCTGGGGAAGGCTActtctttcagtttctgaaggGAGGAAACACAGTCATAAGAGCGTGATAGCCCCAAGGCAAGAAAAACCAGACCTGAACAGATGCAAGAATCAACGGACATGTAGCACCCAGAGATTATAAACTATCCATCCACTTGTTCACGAGGCAGGAAGGGCCAAGCAGCTCCACCACCACGTGTGGACAGGCTGGCAGGCTGCAGACAGGCACGCTGTAACCGGGTGGCACAGACAGCACCACCACCAACACTAGCAAGAACTTAGGCAGCGTTGTCCTTCGCTCTTCTGGTCAATGTTGAGCAGAGGAGTGGTAGCTTCTTGTGGCTGTGAGCAATCTCCAAGGATGCCCTGGCAAATCCCTGGAGGACCACCACGTTGGGCATCCAGCCACCATGCATGGAAAAACCACGTGGTCTTTAAAAAGCAGCGAGtttaacaggaaagaaaggatgCCCCAGTGCTCAACAGAACTGGACAACCACAGCCAGCCCAGGGCAAGTACAACAGCGTAAGAACCCAAATTGTAACTCCCGAGGGGTCAGGACTGCCCGGTCAAGCCAAGGCTTCTCAGCATTTGTGTGGATCACTCATCCCAGAGCCACGAACGACCACGGTCGATGACCCCAAAACATTTCCGACAGCAGCCGTTAAAAACTTGGCGATGTTCCTACTTACTTTCACCGTCTCCCTCTTTTCGGGTATGACAGCAGTTTTGTAATCACGGTGCTGGGGCAGCTTCTCAATGAAGAGCCTGTaaacaaaggagagaaactGCATCTCTGAATCACAGCAGAAAGGGACAAGCACAAGACAGTAAGTGGCATTTTTAGGGGTACAGATCATTCCCCTCCAGCACTGTCCCCTTGctccgccacctccctgggccCTGCCTTTCTGCAGGAAACCTTCCCTCATCTAACGGCCTTCTGAGCTCCTCAAGGCACACAGATCTCCTTCAGTCCCAGGGGAGCACCTCACACAGgagatttttcttccacctGGACTTCGGCGATGATCCTCAGggataaatacatttgtttgGAACAGAAACATTAATAAGCCGATCTAAAACACCAAGGACACTGGCAGTGATTCAGGAAGGTCCTTGAGCACCTGCCTACACCTCTGTGAGCATCCAAGGGGATTACACGCAAGCTCAAGGACTCGGCTGACTCAGTGCTCACACCGTCCTTCTGTCTGGGGGAACAAACAGTTTGTGCAAGAGAAATTAACTCAGAccttgaaaagagaaaacttgCAGGTAAGCAAAAAGCAACTTCACAACATCCCCAGCTGCTGCACCAGGAGCCTTCTGGCTCTGCGGCCCGACCACCCCAGAAGGTCAGGGAAATATTTCAGGGCTGTTTCTGTGCAGGTGTCTGGGAGGGAAATCAAGCCTGAGCTCAACAccaccctgctgccagcacgACTACAAAGAGGTTAATCTTTGGCTTCTCTACACGCAGGATAACTCTTCCTCATGTCCAGGGAGCTCTGCAGGACACAGTGGTGAAGATGCAGAGAAAGAATACTGCAAGCACTAGAACGAGGAAAAAGGCCTGCAAACATGGGGCACTTCACTCTGGCTCAGCTCTATGAGGCTCCCGAGGCTTGAGGCATCCCTGAGTTATCTCTACGAACGAGTCCCCAGCGGCGCACTAGCTGACCTCATGCTTGGGGTGAGCTCACAGCGAGCTTAGCTGGGTCCTTGTCTCCTGCAAGTGGAGCTGGGCTTGCCCTGAGTGTCCACAAAGCCTGTGGGCATAACACAAAAAATGCTGCCTTCCTTTGTGGCTCGTTGCTACATCGCTTCAGCAGCCGAAGGAGGATGCTCGCCAGCTCCTCTAGAGAGCAGGCACAAGGAATAAGGGTAGAGAGGACTCGACTGTGCCCCAGGGAGCAGCACAAACAAACCTAGCAGAGCCAAGTGGGAAAAACTCCGGTGGGACAGAGTGAGAACACTCTTCATGCTGAGAAGCCTCTGTGTGTGCAGTAAATAAACCCAGGTGCTTCAAAACCTCAGTCctctgggaaaaagaaagactttttgcAACCCCAAACGCTCCTGGTAGCCACCGAGAGCGTGAGGATGCTCTCGCCAGAGTCTGCAGGATCAGCATAATCACGTCAAAGCCTGGAGCCACGGAGAAGCCGTCGCTCCATCCGAAACTCCCAGCAAGGTCCCCGCTCCCGGCTGGTGGTTGCGAAGTAGGTCACTGTGTCGAGGAGACAAAACAAGGCTGTGCTCATTGCCAACAGCTAGCAGATGAAAATGGAAGGGATTAATTAAGAAGGATTAAGAGCAGATGCTGgcttggggaggaaggaaaaaccaGCAGAGACAGCTGGGTTTCCACAAGtcaggaagggaggaaaaaagtgggCAGCAGGATGTGAGGAGGACTCAGGCAGCCAGAGGAAAACTCTGGGGCAAAACCAGGCAGCGGCAGGCTGGGGACggaggcagaggaagggcaGAAACGGTTTGCGTTTCGTATCGACAGCCCAGCTGAGGCTTGGCAAGACTGAAACCTGCGGCTCCCATGGCCAGGAGCTTTGGGCTTGTTCAAACCTCCGCCTGCTCCCGAGTCCACTACGAGCAGCAGCTGTTTGGCACCGAGCAGCCACATCACAGGCTATTTTTAAGCGCTGCTACAGCACACACGCCAAGCTGGCGTCTCTCGAGTCCCTTGCAACACCCCACGCAAACCTCTGGAGCCAACCCCAGCAGCTCACAGCCACGCAGGCAAACCAAGAGCCCAAATACCACAGAAaattcatgtgttttttttttttcttccttatttgcCTCTAGCAAAATCGAACCCAGTGTGCCTGAGTTCAAGGAAAGCATCCACTCAGATCAACGCAGAAGCAGCTGTTCAAGAAGACAAGCAAGCAGATGTCTTACAAGGTGACAAGACACACGTTAAAAGTCCAGCCTGGTTATTCTTAAGAGATAGCCGtgccaccctcctgccccccatGACGGGTGGGCAACAAGCTTTGTTTCTGCACGGGAAAGAGAGATGCTGTGCAGCCAAATGACCTCAAAAATGGTCTCAAACCCGATGACTCTCCAAATCAGGCGCCACAACACAGATCTCATTGTGTAATTCAGGCCTTGAGATCAGCCTTGGGGAGTGCTGTAtagggaaataaagaaaatccagCTGCCTGAAGTCACGCAGACCACACCTCGCTCCCAAGGACGATGCGCTCACTCCCACCAAACACACCAAGCTATGAGCATCTCACGTACTTCTCAGGTCTGGAGTCCTCCCCTTCCCGAAGGTGCAGCCTGCTGCAGAAAGCACCTGCACTACGCCAGCTCACAGGGAGAGAAAGGCCAGccacagcactgcctgcaggcgTGGGCTGAAGCACCGGGGGAAGAATTTGAGTCCTGTCTCTagaaagaggagagcagagcaagtCCTGTGAGAGGCTGCAATTACCAGTGCCCTGCCCTTGCCTTCTGGATCATGCCCCTTGGGGAAGGACATCTAGAAAACCCTGTATCAAGCCTATTGCTTGAGCTACAGCTTCACATCTTCATTTAAAGAGATGAGATGGTGACATTAAGTTCATCTCTTCGGACAAACAAGGGCAGAAGCTCATATTCATCACCACTGGAGAAATCACACCGAGGGAAGGTTTTTTCCCggcagcccagcagccaggctACCGTAAATGCCACGAGCATTTGAAAGCTGCTGGAGAGAAAACACCCAGCACCTGTAATTGCTCTAATGAAACAGCGAAGGTGCTTTTAGTGCATTTGTTTAGATAAAGAGTTTCTCCTTCGGCCCCGGCAACGTAACCAGCCTGGAAACCTTCCCGAGGGTTTTACActtcccagctccctctgcagcctcccaggGCACTCGCTACGATGCCCATAAAAGCTCAGGAAGTACAAGGCGGGCAGAAAAGCTAATCAGAGAAAAATGCGTTGTATTTAAGGGGCAAGAACCCTGCACgcaggggcagggagagaaaacGCCCATGGAGATGCCAACCACCTTCTGGATAAGCGGGTAGCGTGGGCACAGCAGAGACCATATCAGAGTGGCACCGGGCAAAGCAGGAGGGACAGGCTTTTGGCCAAAAAACCTACAGGACCAGGACACCCTGTGCCATTGGGATATTTTCTGAGGATCAGTTTTCAGCCCTTTACACACCGACAGGCCCAGCTAGAGAGGCACGTGTTTGCTCTGCTCGTACTCTGGGCTGCTCAGACACGATCCAGACCTGACACCACGTCACCACAGCGCACGCTCTGGCTCGGCAGGCACAGCAGTAGGGTTTCAGACCCAAGATGGCTCGTTTCTGGGCAGCTGCGGAGACGACAGCAAGAATACGCGGCTCTGCGCTTGTCCACATGGAATGTAGACCCTACAGCTGGAGACCCGGCAGCTGAAACACCAAACAGGGTCTTGGCTGGGTTTATACACGATCTGGGGCTTTCTAGAAGGGTGCTCAGTACCCAAAAAACTCACCAGTTGATTAGGATCAAGTTCTTTGGAGCCAGAACTCTTCCGCACGTCCCTCCTGAGAAGGGCTTGGGTGTATGCGTGCGTGTTTTGGGGGGAGGATTATATTCTTTCTGAGAGGTAAAACTAAATGTACAAGTGGTCCCTGCACCTGAAGGGGGAACTTGCTGC carries:
- the STAMBP gene encoding STAM-binding protein, with protein sequence MRIIMPDHANISLPPEERVRRLIQVGSAVEVNEDVPPRRYYRSGVEMLRMATVYSEEGNIEHAFILYNKYITLFIEKLPQHRDYKTAVIPEKRETVKKLKEVAFPRAEELKEELLKRYAKDYAKYKEQKKEEEEELARNLALQQQLEEEKNRVARMKQQQAEQEQFHAFEEMIRRQELEKERLRIVQEFGKPEQSPESLDGPLIPGVEKPPTDLSPKVPISPASPSVGTVSSKPPVVDRSLKPGALGSTENNASMDVLRQVIVPRELCQKFLQLADANTTRGVETCGILCGKLMRNEFTITHVIIPKQYGGPDYCNTENEEELFMIQDQHGLVTLGWIHTHPTQTAFLSSVDLHTHCSYQMMLPESIAIVCSPKYQETGFFRLTEHGLEEISSCRQKGFHPHSKDPPLFTTCNHVSVVERDVVLMDLR